In Oryctolagus cuniculus chromosome X, mOryCun1.1, whole genome shotgun sequence, a single window of DNA contains:
- the LOC100351536 gene encoding melanoma-associated antigen B10 yields the protein MPRGQKSKQRAREKRRQARGQQESVEHTQATVVEEEESPSFSASNTEDIIEEPLAAGAPSNEQEPETATGAAAVVSYARSKEGTNNPGRERPSASQARAAMKHLQSGPLAERVAMLVHYLLYKYQVRESVTKADMLKNVVQMYKHHFPEILKKASERLELVFGLDIKEVDPNRSIYVLVNKLEPNYNARVTDNRGVPKTGLLMIILGVIFTKGNCATEEQVWEVLNMMGVYEDSIHFIFGDPKKLVTEDLVQDRYLEYRQVPDSDPPRYELLWGPRSYAETSKMRVLEFLAKIHDTVPSAFPDWYEEALQDEEERAQARVAARARISALARARSKALTSSLPCPK from the coding sequence ATGCCCCGGGGTCAGAAGAGTAAGCAGCGTGCCCGTGAGAAACGTCGCCAGGCACGAGGACAACAGGAGAGTGTGGAACACACTCAGGCCACTGTAGTAGAGGAAGAAGAGTCGCCCTCTTTCTCAGCTTCCAATACCGAAGATATTATCGAAGAGCCACTTGCTGCTGGAGCACCCAGCAATGAGCAAGAGCCTGAAACGGCCACTGGTGCTGCTGCAGTGGTTTCATACGCAAGATCTAAAGAAGGCACCAACAACCCAGGTAGAGAAAGGCCAAGTGCCTCACAGGCCCGGGCTGCCATGAAGCACTTGCAAAGTGGCCCTCTAGCTGAGAGGGTTGCCATGCTGGTGCATTACCTGCTCTACAAGTATCAAGTGAGAGAGTCTGTTACCAAGGCAGACATGCTGAAAAATGTAGTCCAGATGTACAAGCATCACTTCCCTGAGATCCTGAAGAAAGCCTCGGAACGCCTGGAGCTGGTCTTTGGCCTTGATATTAAAGAAGTGGATCCCAACAGAAGCATTTATGTCCTGGTCAACAAATTGGAGCCAAACTACAACGCGAGAGTGACTGATAACAGAGGTGTGCCGAAGACAGGCCTGCTGATGATTATCTTGGGTGTGATCTTCACAAAGGGCAACTGTGCCACCGAAGAGCAAGTCTGGGAAGTGCTGAATATGATGGGCGTATATGAAGATAGCATTCACTTCATTTTTGGGGATCCCAAGAAGCTCGTCACCGAAGATTTGGTGCAGGACAGGTACCTGGAGTACCGCCAGGTGCCCGACAGTGATCCTCCACGCTATGAGTTGCTGTGGGGTCCAAGATCTTATGCTGAAACCAGCAAGATGAGAGTCCTTGAGTTTTTGGCCAAGATCCATGATACCGTGCCCAGTGCCTTCCCAGACTGGTATGAAGAGGCACTGCAAGATGAGGAAGAGAGAGCCCAAGCCAGAGTTGCGGCCAGGGCTCGCATTAGTGCCTTGGCCAGAGCACGTTCCAAGGCCTTGACCAGCAGCCTTCCTTGCCCCAAGTAA
- the LOC100351786 gene encoding melanoma-associated antigen B10, which translates to MPRGQKSKLRAREKRRQAQKDPQNLVDAQRSEYSPSSSAHSNDIPQSSLTGTLSNPQGPKTVTFPTTTAAAAPATRSNENTARPGSTQSPSAMENFPNGPVDEKVVMLVHYLLYKYQMKEPISKAEMLKNIIQVYRNQFHEILRKASDHLELIFGLDLKEVDPNKHIYVLINKLESNCDVSLSDEIRVPKTGLLMTILGVIFTNGNCATEEKIWEVLNMMGLYDGSVHFVYGDPRKLITKDLVKEKYLEYRQVPHSDPPRYEFLWGPRAHAETSKMKVLEFLAKIHSTVPSAFVSEHEEALRDEEERAQARIAARARVSERANARSTAMPGSTSNP; encoded by the coding sequence ATGCCTAGAGGGCAGAAGAGTAAACTCCGTGCCCGGGAAAAACGCCGTCAGGCCCAAAAAGATCCCCAAAATCTGGTGGATGCTCAAAGATCTGAGTATTCCCCCTCTTCATCTGCTCATTCCAATGATATTCCCCAGAGTTCACTTACTGGAACACTTAGCAACCCCCAAGGCCCTAAGACAGTCACATTCCCCACCACTACTGCTGCAGCTGCTCCAGCTACAAGATCAAATGAAAACACCGCAAGGCCAGGGTCCACACAAAGCCCATCAGCCATGGAGAATTTCCCCAACGGCCCTGTAGATGAGAAGGTAGTTATGCTGGTGCATTACTTGCTGTACAAGTATCAAATGAAAGAGCCAATTAGTAAGGCAGAAATGCTGAAAAACATAATCCAAGTATACAGGAACCAGTTCCATGAGATCCTGAGAAAAGCTTCTGACCACCTGGAGCTGATATTTGGCCTTGACTTGAAGGAAGTGGACCCCAACAAGCATATCTATGTGCTCATCAACAAATTGGAATCAAATTGTGATGTGAGTTTGAGTGATGAAATAAGAGTCCCCAAGACTGGCCTGCTGATGACAATTCTGGGTGTGATCTTTACAAATGGCAATTGTGCCACTGAGGAGAAAATCTGGGAAGTGCTAAATATGATGGGGCTATATGATGGGAGTGTGCACTTTGTCTATGGAGACCCTAGGAAGCTCATCACCAAAGACTTGGTGAAAGAAAAGTACCTGGAGTACCGGCAGGTGCCCCATAGTGATCCTCCACGCTATGAATTCCTGTGGGGTCCAAGAGCTCATGCTGAAACAAGCAAAATGAAAGTCCTAGAATTTTTAGCCAAGATCCACAGTACAGTTCCCAGTGCCTTTGTATCCGAGCATGAAGAGGCTTTAAGAGATGAGGAAGAGAGAGCCCAAGCTAGAATTGCAGCCAGAGCTCGCGTTAGTGAGAGAGCCAATGCACGTTCCACAGCCATGCCTGGAAGCACCTCTAACCCCTAA